In Pochonia chlamydosporia 170 chromosome 3, whole genome shotgun sequence, the following are encoded in one genomic region:
- a CDS encoding ATP synthase subunit 5 (similar to Metarhizium acridum CQMa 102 XP_007809244.1) produces MFSRQVLRAARVAAPQRAVTLRAAPVRSFAAATAADSQPPIAVFGLDGTYASALYTAAAKSSSLDPTAKALSALNAIVEKDAKLAEILSAPTLTPQDKSAIVAELAKQAGAGGETVKNFLATLAENNRLNLLKGVCEKFGAIMSAARGEVELKVTSAQPLDNKTLSRLETAVSKSQYVGQGKKLKVTNEVNSDIIGGLVVEVGDRTIDLSVSSRIAKMNKLLTDTL; encoded by the exons ATGTTCTCTCGACAAGTCCTCCGTGCCGCCCGCGTCGCTGCCCCCCAGCGAGCCGTGACGCTGCGTGCGGCTCCTGTGCggtcttttgctgctgccacggctgccGATAGCCAGCCCCCGATTGCTGTGTTTGGTCTCGACGGCACCTATGCTTCTGCTCTG TAcactgccgccgccaaatcCTCCAGCCTCGATCCCACCGCCAAGGCCCTCAGCGCCCTGAACGCCATTGTCGAGAAGGACGCCAAGCTGGCCGAGATTCTGTCCGCCCCTACCCTTACCCCCCAGGACAagtctgccattgtcgctgagctggccaagcaggctggtgctggtggcgagACCGTCAAGAACTTCCTCGCTACCCTCGCCGAGAACAACCGCCTGAATCTCCTCAAGGGCGTTTGCGAGAAGTTTGGTGCCATTATGAGCGCCGCCCGTGGAGAGGTTGAGCTCAAGGTCACCAGTGCCCAG CCCCTTGACAACAAGACCCTCTCCCGCCTGGAAACCGCCGTCTCCAAGTCCCAGTACGTCGGCCAAggcaagaagctcaaggtgACCAACGAAGTCAACTCAGACATCATCGgcggccttgtcgtcgaGGTCGGCGACCGCACCATCGACCTGAGCGTGTCTTCGCGCATCGCCAAGATGAACAAGCTCCTTACCGATACTCTGTAA
- a CDS encoding cytoplasmic protein (similar to Coprinopsis cinerea okayama7#130 XP_001830767.1), protein MVVFDGHEYLTEEERRLKEDRERTKYWKKWGPYVAERQWATVREDYSADGDAWSHFPHEHARSRAFRWGEDGIAGVSDTHGLQNIAFSFWNEEDDFLKERLFGLSNPQGNHGESVKEAHFHVDNTPTPMKLHPIPRLTRQHSYMKFLYKYPQKKFPYEDLIKENARRGKEDKEYQIIDTGVFDENRYWDIFIETAKETDDELLFRVTAWNRGPDPAPLHIIPHVWFRNTWSWGRESEDKKPAISVKSELSAKSKHYSLGERYVHYSPSPGVGSSGEDVMPRWMFTENDTNYELLYEQENKQPYVKDAFHRYIVDGEKAAINPRNTGTKSAAWFNFNEDGGVNPGECAVVRFRFSKENLTYLDEEVFDDIIEKRREEADEFYYRLSPLPMTDDLRNVQRQAFSGMMWTKQHYHFIWDQWAKGDPSTPPPPPDRMGVRNSQWKHMHCDDILSMPDSWEYPFFAAWDSAFHCIPLAMIDPDFAKKQLDLFTREWYCHPNGQLPAYEWNFGDVNPPVHAWATFRTFKIERKMYGRQDLDFLERVFQKLLLNFTWWVNRKDADGKNIFEGGFLGLDNIGLFNRSEPLPTGGVLEQADSTGWMAFYCLSMLNIALELAKHRRIYEDIASKFFEHFIFISDAMTFRTGHKDEKSLWNEEDGFYYDAISWGGPWIQQLPVRSLVGLIPLYATATLEPELLNKLPSFRKRVEWFVQHREDLAERNMASIRKRGKGDRLLLSIVSKDRLEKILKRMLDEDEFFSDHGIRSLSKFHKENPFAMEVNGQQFKVGYVPGDSDSGLFGGNSNWRGPIWLCVNFLLVESLQRFYLFYGPEFQVECPTGSGDYMHLGKVAEEIQHRLQHLFARTDDGRRSINAGNDRLDFDEHWKDYLWFYEFFDGDSGRGLGATHQCGWTGLIARMIHDTGTNCRLPQTPRTPSVAMAHYFDDMFQRSLDLGTPRSPGMRRIRRSSTARSIGARSDFDTSVNGVDDDTHSVSNSVFHDDPDKVKEKEEADSHLHRYISDQLERYKDETLNGGHADEYETTA, encoded by the exons ATGGTCGTCTTTGACGGTCACGAATACCTCACTGAGGAGGAGAGGCGCCTTAAAGAAGATCGCGAGCGAACCAAATACTGGAAGAAATGGGGTCCATATGTTGCCGAACGACAGTGGGCTACAG TGCGAGAGGATTACAGcgctgatggtgatgcctGGAGTC ATTTCCCGCATGAACATGCGCGATCTCGAGCCTTCAGATGGGGTGAAGATGGTATTGCCGGCGTTTCCGATACCCACGGCCTCCAGAATATTGCATTCAGCTTTTGGAACGAGGAAGA TGATTTCTTAAAGGAGCGACTGTTCGGTTTATCGAACCCTCAAGGAAACCATGGCGAGAGTGTCAAGGAAGCCCACTTCCACGTAGATAATACTCCT ACACCCATGAAGCTACATCCTATCCCAAGACTAACAAGGCAGCACTCCTACATGAAATTTCTGTACAAGTACCCGCAGAAAAAGTTCCCGTACGAAGATTTGATAAAAGAGAATGCGCGCAgaggcaaagaagacaaagaaTATCAAATTATAGATACCGGAGTTTTTGACGAAAATCGGTACTGGGACATCTTCATCGAGACTGCCAAGGAAACCGACGACGAGTTGCTATTCCGAGTCACGGCGTGGAATCGAGGTCCCGACCCAGCACCTCTGCACATCATTCCGCACGTGTGGTTTCGCAACACGTGGAGCTGGGGACGCGAGTCTGAGGATAAGAAGCCGGCCATTTCTGTCAAGTCAGAGCTATCTGCCAAGTCAAAACACTATAGCCTTGGCGAACGATACGTCCACTACTCGCCGTCTCCGGGCGTGGGATCGAGTGGGGAAGATGTGATGCCTCGGTGGATGTTTACGGAAAATGATACCAACTATGAGCTCTTGTATGAACAGGAGAACAAGCAACCTTATGTCAAGGACGCATTCCACAGATACATTGTGGATGGAGAGAAGGCAGCCATTAACCCGAGAAATACTGGCACCAAATCAGCCGCCTGGTTCAACTTCAATGAGGATGGCGGCGTAAACCCTGGGGAATGTGCAG TTGTGCGTTTCCGCTTTAGCAAAGAAAACTTGACATaccttgatgaagaagtatTCGATGATATTATTGAGAAACGGCGAGAAGAGGCGGATGAGTTTTATTACAGATTAAGCCCTCTTCCCATGACGGACGATTTGCGAAATGTTCAGAGACAGGCCTTTTCCGGAATGATGTGGACGAAGCAGCACTACCATTTCATTTGGGATCAATGGGCGAAAGGCGatccttcaacaccaccaccacccccaGATCGAATGGGTGTCCGAAACTCACAATGGAAACACATGCATTGTGACGATATTCTGTCGATGCCTGATTCTTGGGAGTATCCATTCTTTGCCGCGTGGGACAGTGCATTCCATTGTATACCATTGGCCATGATTGATCCCGATTTTGCCAAAAAGCAGCTTGATTTATTTACGCGAGAGTGGTATTGTCATCCAAATGGACAGCTCCCAGC CTACGAATGGAACTTTGGTGATGTGAACCCGCCAGTGCACGCCTGGGCAACTTTCAGAACCTTCAAAATCGAGAGGAAAATGTACGGGCGCCAAgaccttgactttttggagAGAGTGTTTCAGAAACTGTTGCTCAACTTTACCTGGTGGGTGAATCGCAAGGACGCGGACGGCAAGAACATTTTTGAAGGAGGCTTCCTcggccttgacaacattggcTTATTCAATCGATCCGAGCCTTTGCCCACGGGCGGTGTCTTGGAGCAAGCCGACAGCACTGGATGGATGGCGTTTTACTGCTTGTCGATGCTCAATATCGCGCTTGAGCTGGCCAAACACCGCCGCATATACGAGGACATTGCCTCAAAGTTCTTTGAGCACTTCATCTTCATTAGCGATGCCATGACTTTCAGAACCGGCCACAAGGATGAAAAGTCTCTTTGGAACGAGGAAGACGGTTTCTATTATGATGCCATCTCGTGGGGCGGCCCGTGGATCCAGCAGCTTCCTGTTCGCTCTCTCGTCGGCCTTATCCCGCTGTACGCAACCGCCACTCTGGAACCTGAGCTCCTGAATAAGCTCCCGTCGTTCCGTAAGCGAGTTGAATGGTTCGTCCAACATAGGGAGGACTTGGCCGAAAGAAACATGGCAAGCATCCGGAAGAGGGGCAAAGGTGACAGACTGCTTCTCTCGATTGTCAGCAAAGACAGGCTGGAGAAGATCCTGAAGCGCAtgcttgacgaagacgagttCTTTAGCGACCATGGAATTCGGTCTCTGTCCAAATTCCACAAGGAGAACCCCTTTGCCATGGAAGTCAATGGCCAGCAGTTCAAGGTTGGCTACGTCCCCGGCGACTCTGATAGTGGCTTATTCGGGGGCAACAGTAACTGGAGAGGCCCAATCTGGCTCTGCGTGAACTTTTTGCTGGTGGAGTCACTCCAGCGCTTCTATCTCTTTTACGGACCCGAGTTCCAGGTAGAGTGCCCAACTGGAAGTGGCGACTACATGCATCTGGGCAAAGTAGCAGAAGAGATACAGCACCGTCTCCAGCATCTCTTTGCCCGCACCGACGACGGAAGACGCAGCATCAACGCTGGCAACGACCGTCTGGACTTTGACGAACACTGGAAGGATTACCTCTGGTTCTATGAATTCTTTGACGGTGATAGCGGCCGTGGTTTAGGCGCCACCCATCAGTGCGGCTGGACAGGTCTCATTGCCAGAATGATTCACGACACTGG CACAAATTGCCGTCTCCCTCAAACCCCACGGACACCCTCCGTGGCAATGGCCCATTACTTTGATGACATGTTCCAGCGCAGCCTTGATCTCGGCACGCCGCGATCCCCGGGCATGCGGAGGATCCGTCGCTCGTCTACAGCCCGATCAATCGGCGCGAGGAGCGACTTTGACACGTCCGTTAATGGCGTGGATGATGACACTCACTCAGTTAGTAATTCGGTGTTTCACGATGATCCGGACAAGGTtaaggagaaggaagaggcgGATTCACATTTGCATCGGTACATCTCGGATCAGTTGGAGAGGTACAAGGATGAGACTTTGAATGGCGGGCATGCAGATGAGTATGAGACTACGGCTTGA
- a CDS encoding dehydrodolichyl diphosphate synthase (similar to Cordyceps militaris CM01 XP_006669986.1) yields MSDAVSLLRRLILESPPGEWALNRLRELLIGALRQGPVPQHVAFEMDGNRRYAKSHRMETIEGHHRGFEALARIMEICYKCGVKVITVYAFSVENYNRPKHEVEGLMQLAKVKLEQLTTYGDILDRYGACVRVLGQREMIREDVLRVVDKAVARTKHNNKTVLNICFPYTSRAEITTAIRTTVQDFLNPPPPKNAPFSPSRIRQKILSTQLDGKEPLPTIPDDDVAPEEAKFVDDNEDPGDSSSTTLPPDSPEPSVRARSSSSAANLPSPESITTDTLNDHMYTAADPPLELFVRTSGVTRLSDFMLWQCHQDTQIIFIECLWPDFDLQHFIWVMLEWQWRQKQKERDETSTLAKSKNRRLVE; encoded by the exons ATGTCGGACGCCGTCTCCCTACTGCGCCGGCTGATTCTCGAGTCACCTCCCGGAGAATGGGCCCTGAATCGCCTCCGTGAGCTTCTGATCGGGGCCCTGCGCCAGGGCCCGGTCCCGCAACATGTGGCCTTTGAAATGGATGGAAATAGACGCTACGCCAAGAGCCACAGGATGGAAACGATTGAGGGGCATCATCGCGGATTCGAAGCTCTCGCCAGG ATTATGGAAATTTGCTACAAGTGCGGCGTCAAAGTCATCACCGTGTATGCCTTTAGCGTGGAGAACTACAACCGGCCGAAGCACGAAGTAGAAGGGCTCATGCAACTAGCcaaggtcaagttggagCAACTTACTACATATGGCGACATCCTAGACCGATACGGTGCTTGTGTGCGTGTCCTCGGTCAGCGCGAGATGATTCGCGAGGACGTCCTCCGGGTTGTCGACAAGGCCGTCGCGAGGAccaagcacaacaacaa GACCGTCCTCAACATCTGCTTCCCCTACACATCCCGCGCGGAAatcaccaccgccatccGCACCACCGTTCAAGACTTCCTCAACCCTCCGCCGCCCAAAAACGCCCCCTTCTCACCCTCACGCATCCGCCAAAAGATTCTATCCACCCAGCTCGACGGCAAAGAACCCCTCCCCACCATacccgacgacgacgtcgCTCCTGAAGAAGCCAAATTCGTCGACGACAACGAAGACCCCGGCGACTCGTCGTCAACCACCCTGCCCCCCGACTCGCCGGAGCCCAGTGTCCGCgcccgctcctcctcctccgcggCCAACCTCCCCAGCCCGGAGTCCATCACCACGGACACCCTCAACGACCACATGTACACGGCTGCCGACCCGCCGCTGGAACTCTTCGTGCGGACTAGCGGCGTCACGCGACTCAGCGACTTTATGCTCTGGCAGTGCCATCAGGACACGCAAATCATCTTCATTGAGTGTTTGTGGCCTGACTTTGATCTCCAGCACTTCATTTGGGTTATGCTGGAGTGGCAGTGgaggcagaagcagaaggagagAGACGAGACGAGCACCCtggccaagagcaagaatCGACGCTTGGTTGAGTAG
- a CDS encoding PHD finger domain-containing protein (Ing1) (similar to Cordyceps militaris CM01 XP_006669987.1) translates to MKTSSKPAAAEASSHRRSQPVRQARTNPPRSLANAGRSDNARNTVNGRPLGNQPIEIFPAITHFADTISALPKELVRHFTLLKEVDAKIFAPEEQLFKLVAAISNSSLHESRPNNDASSTAPPASAPMSTQNSSSGTVLNPPRASSAPSLDAPTSVFDPSNIPRRQLFRQTAFKIQEMLVSIEEKNHVLSTANEALQRQLARVEDVWPYLENEFSDEAKWGSTTHWAYPENRSGGKVSHAERARRDGAAAISAAAQALADEAAARSDARKQAVQAKKSLKNQHQDSDADDLDGRHKEPGKKTGKSRKIAAVTADPNNVGLGISATTANGNPPQKRRKVEKTANGAAPPAGGAMSTVFGSTAPKPKTGSPRGTPAPDGPKKRKALPTGSGQSKKKNGMSPSITSSPVMGTFPDPKAPARASPAPTTSAPRPASSRARQNSIQSNAENGKARPASSAANKPNVNGQGTPEMASVAAFPRVLPDTKPAKEANPPIKTEPVKKENDRPESANAAATTSKKDSKPDDSDKKSDSAPPQTAPTTVTTKSGRASKPSTPALATFQEAARSRPSRNAETDTKKGGHKKRGSVAQALILQAAAAADTDASSSMQGDEDDGEIDADEPTYCYCNSVSYGEMVACDADDCKREWFHLACVGLKVAPGSKTKWYCEDCKERLKMGSKKSGGR, encoded by the exons ATGAAGACATCGTCTAAACCGGCGGCTGCAGAAGCGTCATCGCATAGACGGTCGCAGCCTGTCCGACAGGCTCGAACCAATCCTCCTCGAAGTTTGGCCAACGCTGGTCGATCCGACAATGCCAGAAACACTGTCAATGGCAGACCTTTGGGCAATCAGCCTATAGAAATATTCCCCGCAATCACTCATTTCGCCGACACAATCTCTGCGCTGCCCAAGGAGCTCGTACGACATTTCACGCTGCTCAAGGAGGTCGACGCCAAGATTTTTGCTCCCGAAGAACAGCTCTTCAAGCTGGTCGctgccatctccaactcGTCCTTACACGAATCCCGACCCAACAATGACGCTTCGAGCACTGCGCCCCCCGCTTCGGCGCCCATGAGCACGCAGAATAGCTCTAGTGGAACAGTGTTGAATCCTCCCCGTGCCTCGTCAGCCCCTTCACTGGACGCGCCGACCAGCGTCTTCGATCCGTCCAACATTCCCCGCCGACAACTCTTCCGACAGACCGCATTCAAGATTCAGGAGATGCTAGTTTCAATAGAAGAGAAAAACCACGTGCTCTCCACGGCGAACGAAGCTTTACAACGACAGCTGGCCCGTGTCGAAGACGTGTGGCCGTATTTAGAAAACGAATTCAGCGACGAGGCGAAATGGGGTAGCACTACACACTGGGCATATCCCGAGAATCGGAGCGGCGGCAAAGTGTCCCACGCAGAGAGAGCTCGTCGGGACGGTGCTGCAGCAATTTCAGCCGCGGCACAGGCACTTGCAGACGAGGCAGCAGCTAGAAGCGATGCCCGCAAGCAAGCTGtgcaagccaagaagagTCTGAAGAACCAACACCAGGATTCGGATGCCGACGACCTCGATGGCCGCCACAAGGAACCGGGCAAGAAGACGGGCAAGTCCCGGAAGATAGCCGCCGTTACCGCCGACCCAAACAATGTAGGACTGGGCATTTCAGCAACAACTGCGAATGGCAACCCTCCacaaaagagaagaaaagtAGAAAAGACTGCCAATGGAGCTGCTCCCCCTGCTGGAGGTGCTATGAGCACTGTGTTTGGTAGCACTgctccaaagcccaaaacAGGGAGTCCCAGGGGAACTCCAGCGCCAGACGGGCCTAAGAAGCGAAAGGCTCTGCCAACTGGGAGTGGACagtcaaagaagaa GAATGGCATGTCACCATCCATTACGTCTTCTCCCGTCATGGGAACATTCCCAGATCCAAAAGCACCGGCTCGGGCATCCCCGGCGCCTACTACGAGCGCACCTCGTCCGGCGTCATCTCGTGCCCGACAAAACTCAATACAGTCTAATGCAGAAAATGGAAAAGCTCGACCGGCCTCCTCTGCCGCAAACAAGCccaatgtcaatggccaGGGCACACCCGAAATGGCTTCTGTGGCAGCATTCCCGCGAGTGTTGCCAGACACAAAACCAGCCAAGGAAGCAAATCCTCCCATAAAGACTGAACccgtcaagaaggagaacGACCGACCTGAGAGCGCAAACGCCGCAGCTACTACTTCGAAGAAGGATTCAAAGCCGGACGATTCTGATAAGAAGAGTGACTCGGCTCCGCCCCAGACGGCTCCCACGACTGTAACCACAAAGAGCGGGAGGGCAAgcaaaccatcaacaccggCCCTTGCCACGTTTCAAGAAGCCGCACGTTCACGGCCATCACGGAACGCAGAGACCGACACCAAGAAGGGTGGTCATAAGAAGAGAGGGTCTGTGGCACAAGCTCTCATCCTACAagcagctgccgccgccgacaCGGATGCGAGCAGCAGCATGcaaggagatgaagacgacggcgagATTGATGCCGACGAACCGACGTACTGTTACTGTAATAGCGTAAGTTACGGAGAGATGGTTGCTTGTGATGCGGATGACTGTAAGCGCGAATGGTTCCATCTGGCCTGTGTTGGACTCAAGGTTGCACCAGGGTCAAAGA CAAAATGGTATTGCGAAGACTGCAAGGAACGGCTCAAGATGGGAAGTAAAAAATCCGGAGGACGCTAG
- a CDS encoding ankyrin repeats (3 copies) domain-containing protein, with amino-acid sequence MNDPVVPYIDTQQDGQPQRKRKKLNMEKCERCRKDKKKCEPQPRNEQTKCHRCQLLGHECSPNTRIKKVLSADAARQAVPLLQDGPFDYIPSISFSFSFPRGWKPGVPQKWTLSQLHDAVAVVQLLERRRAVYQEVKGQFAQLFGDGNGDISILSEAMEENATDDEDDEDEDDAEDDNEESFDKVDAKMLNLKVLLLLLIDDGLKQAGSAAVSDLKYAQRQLHSPSRPIFDTFTACTEMVEGLCTVEDFAGAYTALQSIAGKIPMETYTRKHHSIFASLYLRIAQLPHNLGVDIPKCVLKSPMLFRQGVWLDVAKRGLLSMPRDLLPEYPATDCTGSTVLHNLAGARAGMTHGMFLSTNVPKGIPPNQQDFFGRTALLIAIENRNHHMVKYLLDNGADVTLTNNFHHTPLHYAAAVGCKRTCDMLVEAGAHADAQDIADRQPIFYASARGYGSVVDFLLTQVPDDARMSIFCYGGDCPVEKALWNRHESIALAISTRLLGLKKPRLERASELWRLATFFRSWSLIRLVFDHIGDNVNTENGDGETALLAAVEEQNIEMVRLILSHPKVNAGLVPKVLRTPGITALHMAVIQGNLEIVSAIAARADCSLFAKVEDVPSTRQLSPEHVGKTAYELAAHYKHQEIASLLLSECWSRGYVWITQQHDPHHVDIVTDWVYDVGL; translated from the exons ATGAACGACCCTGTCGTACCATATATTGACACACAACAAGATGGGCAACCGCAGCGTAAAAGAAAGAAGCTGAATATGGAGAAGTGTGAGCGCTGTcgcaaagacaagaagaaa TGCGAGCCGCAACCTCGAAATGAACAAACCAAATGCCATCGTTGCCAGCTTTTGGGACATGAATGCTCGCCAAACACGCGGATAAAGAAGGTTCTCTCAGCCGACGCTGCTCGGCAGGCTGTTCCTTTATTACAAGATGGCCCCTTTGACTACATCCCTAGCATtagcttcagcttcagctttCCTCGCGGTTGGAAACCCGGCGTGCCGCAAAAGTGGACTTTAAGTCAATT AcatgatgctgttgctgtcgtACAACTACTCGAACGAAGACGTGCGGTCTATCAAGAAGTAAAGGGACAATTCGCGCAGTTATTTGGCGATGGCAACGGGGACATAAGTATTCTCTCGGAAGCGATGGAAGAGAATGCTacagacgacgaggacgacgaagacgaagacgacgcTGAGGACGACAATGAGGAAAGTTTTGACAAAGTCGACGCAAAAATGTTAAATCTGAAAGTTCTACTATTGCTCTTGATCGACGATGGCTTGAAACAGGCCGGAAGTGCTGCAGTTTCTGATTTGAAGTACGCCCAGAGACAACTGCACTCCCCAAGCAGACCAATTTTTGATACCTTCACTGCCTGCACAGAAATGGTGGAAGGTCTCTGCACGGTTGAAGATTTTGCTGGTGCATACACAGCTCTTCAAAGCATTGCAGGCAAAATACCTATGGAGACATACACTAGGAAGCACCATAGTATCTTCGCAAGCTTGTACCTCAGAATTGCGCAATTGCCACATAACTTGGGCGTGGACATTCCCAAATGTGTCCTGAAGAGTCCTATGTTGTTTCGACAGGGCGTTTGGCTTGACGTTGCAAAAAGAGGGCTTCTAAGTATGCCGCGAGATCTTCTTCCGGAATATCCTGCCACAGACTGCACTGGCTCGACGGTGCTACACAATCTGGCTGGAGCAAGAGCGGGTATGACACATGGAATGTTTCTATCTACGAATGTTCCAAAGGGCATCCCCCCGAACCAGCAAGATTTCTTTGGTCGTACAGCACTCCTGATAGCCATTGAAAATAGGAATCATCATATGGTAAAGTATCTACTAGACAATGGCGCAGATGTTACGCTGACGAACAATTTTCATCATACTCCGCTGCATTATGCCGCAGCAGTCGGGTGCAAACGAACGTGTGATATGCTAGTCGAGGCTGGGGCTCACGCGGATGCACAAGATATTGCTGATAGACAACCCATCTTTTATGCATCTGCCCGCGGATACGGGTCAGTCGTTGACTTTTTACTCACCCAAGTGCCTGACGACGCGCGCATGAGTATTTTCTGTTACGGAGGGGACTGCCCTGTTGAAAAAGCGCTATGGAACCGTCACGAGTCTATTGCTTTAGCAATCTCGACGCGGCTGCTCGGCTTGAAAAAGCCAAGGTTAGAACGGGCATCTGAGCTATGGAGGCTTGCCACATTCTTTAGGAGTTGGAGCCTTATTCGGCTCGTTTTTGACCATATTGGGGACAATGTGAACACGGAGAACGGCGATGGAGAAACCGCTCTATTAGCCGCCGTGGAAGAGCAAAACATTGAGATGGTGCGTCTCATTTTGAGCCATCCGAAAGTGAACGCCGGCCTGGTTCCCAAAGTTCTCAGAACACCTGGTATAACAGCTCTTCACATGGCCGTTATACAGGGCAACTTGGAAATAGTGTCTGCAATCGCTGCACGTGCTGACTGCTCTCTCTTTGCAAAGGTGGAAGATGTACCTAGCACACGGCAGTTGTCACCAGAACATGTCGGAAAGACTGCTTACGAGCTTGCGGCTCATTACAAACACCAGGAAATTGCGAGTCTATTGCTGTCAGAATGCTGGTCGAGGGGGTACGTGTGGATTACTCAGCAGCATGATCCGCACCATGTAGATATTGTAACGGATTGGGTTTATGATGTAGGCTTATAG